A window of the Kosakonia radicincitans DSM 16656 genome harbors these coding sequences:
- a CDS encoding type VI secretion system Vgr family protein — MVNRISVRLPVEGLLFWKLSGREALSEPFTLALTVLGTDARIDRSKLLGQPVTVTVPTQTGTRYFNGKVTRVAVSATELSGTRYAVYQLTVEPDVWPMKRDRNLRIFQGQTVPQIVKTLLGEYQVSLEDRLTGSYRVWDYCVQYQESSFDFISRLMELEGIAYHFRHEADSHTLVLTDDASGFNPFPGYETIPYHQTPSGGSTDEEGISQWALEDSVTPGIYSLDDYDFRKPNAWLFQARQNPSSPQPGSIDVYDWPGRFVEHGHGEFYARIRQERWQVEHQQIQGTATAVGVAPGSTFTLYNAPFFSDNGDYLTTAATYFFEENRYASGSDGETEHRTDFTVIPSSVVYRPAAVTAWPRTYGPQTAKVVGPQGESIWTDKYGRVKVKFHWDRLAKGDDTSSCWVRVSSAWAGQGFGGVQIPRVGDEVVIDFINGDPDRPIITGRVYNEASMPPWALPAAATQMGFLSRSKDGSVDNANALRFEDKAGEEQVWIQAERNMDVQVKNDASRSIGSNHSHYVRKNELYRVEANQTQAVKGGMEILTGKGKLDAVVEQYILASGTQLRLVSGESAIELNANGKINLIGKSFNFFVEEDGHITTGGKLHLNAAGTKAPTTAPGSGHKGDIDAAVQAKFSPQGGVKRAAPVAAAPAYTQKSTAKYQAPPPLKGDYVYKNDPTSSQIMPFDENTLNQINKSPTLQAQLKELKQKDWAIQPGSAGGGSYASGENKLIVIDPEHMADANETVQTLAHEAGHAMYPVTPDLSSRKNYINSQLMDEGGATLNNIKIQREILGNGGNDIGIAAGSDATEAVYNQTYDKMINGEISRNSAAQSIGKVIGKYETASGTNQNYNDYYGSYYDQ, encoded by the coding sequence ATGGTGAACAGAATATCGGTCAGGCTGCCCGTGGAGGGGCTGCTTTTCTGGAAACTCTCCGGGCGCGAGGCGCTGTCGGAGCCGTTTACGCTGGCGCTGACGGTCCTGGGGACGGATGCGCGTATCGACCGCAGCAAATTGCTGGGCCAGCCGGTGACGGTGACGGTCCCGACGCAGACAGGCACGCGTTACTTCAACGGGAAAGTGACCCGCGTGGCGGTGAGCGCGACGGAGCTGTCGGGCACGCGCTATGCGGTGTACCAGCTTACCGTCGAGCCGGATGTGTGGCCGATGAAACGCGACCGCAACCTGCGCATCTTCCAGGGGCAGACGGTGCCGCAGATTGTGAAAACGCTGCTCGGTGAATACCAGGTCAGTCTGGAAGACCGGCTGACCGGCAGTTACCGCGTCTGGGATTACTGCGTGCAGTACCAGGAGAGCAGCTTCGACTTCATCAGCCGGCTGATGGAGCTGGAGGGGATTGCCTACCACTTCAGGCATGAGGCCGACAGCCACACGCTGGTGCTGACCGACGACGCCTCCGGATTTAACCCTTTCCCTGGCTACGAAACCATTCCGTATCACCAGACGCCCTCCGGCGGCAGTACGGATGAAGAGGGCATCAGCCAGTGGGCGCTGGAAGACAGCGTCACGCCGGGTATCTACAGCCTCGACGACTATGATTTCCGCAAGCCGAATGCGTGGCTGTTCCAGGCGCGGCAGAACCCTTCATCGCCGCAGCCGGGGAGCATTGACGTGTATGACTGGCCGGGGCGTTTTGTCGAGCACGGCCACGGCGAGTTTTACGCGCGTATCCGCCAGGAGCGCTGGCAGGTGGAGCACCAGCAGATACAGGGCACGGCCACGGCAGTGGGCGTGGCACCGGGCAGCACCTTCACGCTGTATAACGCGCCGTTTTTCAGCGATAACGGCGACTACCTGACCACCGCCGCGACCTACTTTTTTGAAGAGAACCGCTACGCCAGCGGCAGCGACGGGGAAACGGAGCACCGCACCGACTTTACGGTCATTCCGTCGTCGGTGGTGTACCGCCCGGCGGCGGTGACGGCGTGGCCGCGCACCTACGGCCCGCAGACGGCGAAAGTGGTCGGCCCGCAGGGGGAGAGCATCTGGACGGACAAATATGGCCGGGTGAAGGTGAAATTCCACTGGGACCGTCTGGCAAAAGGGGATGACACCAGCTCCTGCTGGGTGCGCGTCTCCAGCGCCTGGGCGGGCCAGGGTTTTGGCGGGGTACAAATCCCGCGCGTCGGCGACGAAGTGGTGATCGACTTCATCAACGGCGATCCGGACAGGCCAATCATCACCGGTCGCGTCTACAACGAAGCCAGCATGCCGCCGTGGGCGTTGCCCGCCGCCGCCACGCAAATGGGCTTCCTCAGCCGCTCGAAAGATGGCTCAGTGGATAATGCCAACGCCCTGCGCTTTGAGGATAAAGCGGGGGAGGAGCAGGTGTGGATCCAGGCCGAACGTAATATGGATGTGCAGGTAAAAAATGATGCCTCGCGCTCGATTGGTAGCAATCACAGCCATTATGTGCGCAAAAATGAACTGTATCGCGTTGAAGCGAATCAGACGCAGGCGGTGAAAGGAGGAATGGAGATCCTGACCGGAAAAGGCAAGCTGGATGCGGTGGTTGAGCAGTATATCCTCGCTTCCGGCACGCAGTTGCGGCTGGTCTCGGGCGAAAGCGCTATTGAGCTTAATGCCAATGGCAAAATCAACCTGATCGGTAAATCCTTCAATTTCTTCGTGGAAGAAGATGGGCATATCACCACTGGCGGTAAGCTGCATCTCAATGCGGCTGGCACGAAAGCGCCGACGACTGCGCCAGGTTCTGGTCATAAAGGCGATATTGATGCTGCGGTACAGGCGAAATTTTCTCCACAAGGCGGCGTTAAACGTGCCGCACCCGTGGCGGCAGCACCGGCATACACCCAAAAATCGACCGCAAAATATCAAGCCCCGCCGCCATTGAAAGGGGATTATGTTTATAAGAATGATCCAACGTCATCCCAAATAATGCCTTTCGATGAAAACACGCTTAACCAAATCAATAAATCCCCAACGCTTCAGGCGCAGCTGAAAGAGTTAAAACAGAAGGACTGGGCGATCCAACCGGGTTCTGCAGGAGGAGGCAGTTACGCCAGCGGGGAGAATAAACTTATCGTCATTGATCCTGAGCATATGGCTGATGCCAATGAAACGGTACAAACGTTGGCACACGAAGCTGGCCATGCGATGTATCCGGTTACGCCAGATCTTTCCAGCCGTAAGAATTATATTAATAGCCAGTTGATGGATGAAGGTGGTGCCACGCTGAATAATATTAAGATTCAGCGAGAAATCCTCGGCAATGGCGGTAATGATATTGGTATCGCCGCAGGGAGTGATGCAACGGAGGCCGTCTATAATCAAACGTATGACAAAATGATTAATGGCGAAATTTCCAGGAATAGTGCCGCGCAATCCATTGGTAAGGTCATCGGCAAATATGAAACCGCTTCTGGAACCAATCAAAACTATAACGATTATTACGGGAGCTATTATGACCAATAG
- a CDS encoding DcrB-related protein, protein MQYTLPEGSFSLFPANWQDTSMTMLRDEESGLSLIVSRGAIPDGSDFEQEFYRQWDVLRTQMGDIAQSEFSRILIGTEQKTRAVEVETVFTRNGQQIWQKQFAVAAPGGAVVMIFTLSALRAFNDEDAERWNAIKQSLTLHA, encoded by the coding sequence ATGCAATACACCCTCCCGGAAGGTTCTTTTTCTCTTTTTCCTGCCAACTGGCAGGATACCAGCATGACCATGTTACGTGACGAAGAGAGCGGGCTTTCGCTGATTGTCAGTCGTGGCGCGATCCCGGACGGCAGCGACTTCGAACAAGAGTTTTATCGTCAGTGGGATGTGCTGCGCACGCAAATGGGCGACATCGCGCAGAGTGAGTTTTCCCGCATCCTTATCGGCACAGAACAGAAAACCCGGGCGGTAGAAGTGGAAACCGTTTTTACGCGCAATGGTCAGCAAATATGGCAAAAGCAGTTTGCCGTAGCGGCCCCGGGCGGGGCGGTGGTGATGATTTTTACCCTCTCTGCTTTACGCGCATTCAACGATGAAGACGCAGAACGCTGGAACGCCATCAAGCAAAGTCTGACGCTGCACGCATAA
- a CDS encoding RHS repeat-associated core domain-containing protein has product MSDKHAAREGDKIIHSSIFADITSIVAEGVAYAAIGSAVAFAATAAAPLLGVGAAAAGVAAVGSSCLLSGIIGGILANVAGITDDISNAANTLGDAIFPPSPAGVIVTGSVNVLTNDKLAARAAGTIATGDTPPAEPQSPGSFADYAGMLLAGAKHIGSEMWQPTVGSADAGTSPLEEDKVLCDKHSGPQYLAQGSKSVFINNQPAVRAKDKTTCEGTVSDDVSPNVIIGGETLTVRDIKSGKLPGLAVAMIALSLIRGRPGKILKNMPCALAAAGGGMLADMAVNAVFGSSHPVHAATGVKVLNDENELDFALPGRFPLQLQRSYNSLTTRAGLFGPGWATIFDSYLTLESDEVTWFDETGRELRFTLPSVDHALYCISEGVIIRRNEEGDVAIADDDGAVWRLFKPTRTNPSLLRLASLSDEYGNALETGWDEQGRLVRIHDAPCAIDVTLAYDDARFPQRATSASHFDGERHWPLARWAYDAHGQLASVADATDLVRREFRYNDDGLMVWHRAASGLESEYRWAMFDHWRVVENRTNTGDGSLFSYDLAAGLTTVTTYDGQTRQHYWNVQGLIVRFVDERGENWRYEWNDDEQLIRRIDPLGNAVTFVYDDMGNRVEEIDAEGNSRATQWLENRALPAVITESGGSATRFYYDEHFGLARTVDALGNTTLWRRDEFGQIIEEVDAAGNSRRQEYNEAGQVIRETDCSGQITRYHYHPLGWLLAVQAADGEETRYHYDAAGRPLQLERAEGWQETLVWNERGLPAQHEASDGSCSEFHYDNSGRLVTTRNSMGETLRRSWDSRGRLIALHNENGEAYQFRWGADSLLLEEQGLDGVVSRYTYDACGRTLSRTFAAGHPEAITHRFSWSTTGQLLARITPEGQTRWHWSRAGFPERISVHPPLDENSWSTEAEQELCFTFDALGRVTGEQGENGTLGWRYDALGNRTATQLPDGRELKQLYYGSGHLLSIALDNLPISDFTRDTLHREVSRTQGLLTSRSEYDRLGRLHRRDVFTGNAQRPAPRRWSRRWDYDYRNNLIREERNDNPFDWYRWKYDDAGRLMTQDGTLPGQEQWRWDAAGNPTDNSLQQSVRHNRVTQLNGIRWQYDIHGRTVEKDNGQTRWHYRYDGEHRLTEVISQPRDRNKPQVQVSFRYDPLGRRISKTRRQLRAGEPSGRTVTTRFVWDGLRLLQEIHDDIPLTYVYSDQDSYDPLARIDGISDPEIYWFHNQPNGLPERLTDAEGELRWEAQNSAWGKLLRETPLQAPEYAQNLRMQGQYLDRETGLHYNLFRYYDPDCGRFTQQDPIGLAGGINLYQYAPNALGWVDPWGLSQRKCSNTSSKQGHGSPKISNQPGTAVIHWHDNRSPTNTFGHYSVEVKINGMSLHTHQAGAPGEITMVTSRGFEHLPPAAKLKEVQLPKADEAIRYLGGKLEKEGPLYDLKTQSCVTHVCDVLRSGGVDIPTEPGAQMKYILKLLK; this is encoded by the coding sequence ATGAGCGATAAACACGCGGCCCGTGAGGGCGACAAAATTATCCATTCCAGCATTTTCGCGGATATTACCAGCATTGTGGCGGAAGGCGTTGCTTATGCCGCCATCGGTTCGGCGGTGGCTTTCGCTGCCACCGCCGCCGCGCCGCTACTGGGAGTGGGAGCTGCGGCGGCTGGCGTCGCGGCCGTTGGCTCCAGTTGCCTGTTGAGCGGTATTATCGGCGGTATCCTCGCTAATGTGGCCGGTATTACCGACGACATCAGCAATGCTGCCAACACTCTTGGCGATGCGATTTTCCCACCGTCACCGGCCGGGGTGATCGTTACCGGTTCGGTTAATGTGCTGACCAATGACAAGCTGGCAGCAAGGGCCGCGGGCACCATTGCCACAGGCGATACCCCGCCAGCAGAACCTCAATCACCAGGCAGTTTTGCCGACTATGCGGGCATGTTGCTCGCCGGAGCAAAACACATTGGCAGCGAGATGTGGCAACCAACCGTCGGCTCGGCTGATGCCGGAACTTCGCCACTGGAAGAGGACAAAGTACTCTGCGATAAACATTCAGGGCCACAGTATCTCGCTCAGGGTTCGAAAAGCGTTTTTATCAATAACCAGCCTGCGGTGCGGGCAAAAGACAAAACCACCTGCGAAGGTACTGTCTCGGACGATGTTTCGCCAAACGTGATTATTGGCGGCGAGACGCTGACCGTCCGCGATATTAAAAGCGGCAAGTTGCCGGGGCTGGCAGTGGCAATGATCGCCCTGTCGCTGATCCGTGGCCGACCTGGAAAGATCCTCAAAAATATGCCCTGTGCGCTGGCGGCAGCCGGTGGCGGGATGCTGGCGGATATGGCGGTGAACGCCGTATTCGGGTCATCGCACCCGGTGCATGCGGCTACCGGCGTGAAGGTGCTCAACGATGAAAACGAGCTGGATTTCGCTTTGCCGGGGCGTTTTCCCCTGCAATTGCAGCGTAGTTACAATAGCCTGACCACCCGGGCCGGGTTGTTCGGCCCCGGCTGGGCCACGATTTTTGACAGCTATCTGACGCTGGAAAGCGACGAGGTCACCTGGTTTGATGAAACCGGGCGCGAACTGCGCTTCACTTTGCCGTCGGTCGATCACGCGCTGTACTGCATCAGCGAAGGGGTGATTATCCGCCGCAACGAGGAAGGTGATGTTGCTATTGCGGACGATGATGGAGCGGTCTGGCGGCTGTTTAAGCCAACTCGCACTAACCCTTCCCTATTGCGGCTTGCGTCGCTCAGTGATGAGTATGGTAATGCGCTGGAAACCGGCTGGGATGAGCAGGGAAGACTGGTGCGTATTCATGATGCGCCGTGCGCCATCGATGTGACGCTGGCGTACGATGATGCCCGGTTCCCGCAGCGCGCCACGTCGGCCAGCCATTTCGATGGTGAACGTCACTGGCCGCTGGCTCGCTGGGCTTACGATGCGCATGGACAGCTTGCCAGCGTTGCCGATGCCACCGATCTTGTGCGGCGTGAATTTCGTTACAACGACGATGGGCTGATGGTCTGGCACCGTGCGGCCAGCGGGCTGGAAAGCGAATACCGCTGGGCGATGTTTGATCACTGGCGGGTTGTGGAAAACCGCACCAACACCGGCGATGGCAGCCTCTTCAGCTACGATCTTGCGGCCGGGCTGACCACCGTAACCACCTATGACGGGCAAACTCGCCAGCACTACTGGAATGTGCAGGGGCTGATTGTCCGCTTCGTCGATGAGCGCGGCGAAAACTGGCGCTATGAATGGAATGACGACGAACAGCTTATCCGCCGCATCGATCCGCTCGGCAACGCGGTGACCTTTGTCTATGACGACATGGGCAATCGCGTAGAGGAGATCGACGCCGAAGGCAATTCCCGCGCCACGCAATGGCTGGAAAACCGCGCATTGCCTGCGGTAATCACCGAGTCTGGCGGTAGTGCGACGCGCTTTTATTACGACGAACACTTTGGTCTGGCGCGTACCGTTGATGCGCTGGGCAATACGACACTGTGGCGACGCGATGAGTTCGGTCAGATCATCGAAGAGGTGGATGCTGCCGGGAACAGCCGTCGTCAGGAGTATAACGAGGCCGGGCAGGTGATCCGCGAGACGGACTGTTCCGGGCAGATAACGCGTTATCACTATCATCCGCTCGGTTGGCTGCTGGCCGTACAGGCGGCGGATGGCGAAGAAACACGTTATCACTACGATGCGGCCGGGCGACCTCTCCAGCTTGAGCGGGCGGAAGGCTGGCAGGAAACGCTGGTCTGGAACGAACGGGGCTTGCCTGCACAACATGAAGCGTCAGACGGTAGCTGCAGCGAGTTCCATTACGACAACAGCGGGCGGCTGGTCACCACGCGCAACAGCATGGGCGAAACGCTACGCCGAAGCTGGGACAGCCGTGGGCGACTGATTGCTCTGCACAATGAAAACGGTGAAGCTTATCAGTTCCGCTGGGGCGCTGATTCACTGTTACTGGAGGAGCAGGGGCTGGACGGTGTGGTCAGCCGTTACACCTACGATGCGTGCGGGCGTACGCTATCGCGGACTTTTGCCGCCGGGCATCCCGAAGCGATCACCCACCGTTTTAGCTGGAGCACCACCGGGCAACTACTGGCGCGCATCACACCGGAAGGGCAGACGCGCTGGCACTGGTCAAGGGCAGGTTTCCCGGAACGCATTAGCGTGCATCCGCCGCTTGATGAAAATAGCTGGAGTACGGAGGCCGAGCAGGAGCTTTGCTTTACCTTCGACGCGCTGGGCAGAGTGACCGGAGAGCAGGGGGAAAACGGCACGCTTGGCTGGCGCTACGACGCGCTGGGTAACCGCACAGCCACGCAACTGCCCGATGGCCGAGAACTGAAACAGCTTTACTACGGTAGCGGACATCTGTTGAGCATCGCGCTCGACAATCTGCCGATCAGTGATTTCACCCGTGATACCTTGCACCGGGAAGTGAGCCGCACTCAGGGGCTGCTCACCAGCCGCAGTGAGTACGATCGGCTCGGGCGTTTACATCGCCGGGATGTCTTTACCGGCAATGCGCAACGTCCGGCGCCTCGCCGCTGGTCGCGCCGCTGGGATTATGACTACCGTAATAACCTGATCCGTGAAGAGCGCAACGACAATCCCTTCGACTGGTATCGCTGGAAATATGATGATGCAGGCCGCCTGATGACGCAGGACGGGACGTTGCCCGGCCAGGAGCAGTGGCGCTGGGATGCGGCAGGGAATCCGACGGATAATTCGTTGCAGCAGTCAGTGCGCCACAACCGTGTAACGCAACTGAACGGTATCCGCTGGCAGTACGACATCCACGGCCGCACCGTGGAAAAAGACAATGGGCAGACGCGCTGGCATTACCGTTACGATGGCGAACATCGTTTAACGGAGGTCATTAGCCAGCCGCGGGATCGCAATAAACCGCAGGTTCAGGTCAGTTTCCGCTACGATCCGCTGGGACGACGCATCAGTAAAACGCGCCGCCAGTTGCGCGCAGGCGAACCCAGTGGACGTACCGTTACCACGCGTTTTGTCTGGGATGGCTTGCGCTTATTGCAGGAAATCCACGACGATATACCGCTGACGTATGTCTACAGCGATCAGGATAGTTACGATCCGCTGGCGCGAATCGATGGCATCAGCGATCCGGAAATCTACTGGTTCCACAATCAGCCAAACGGTTTGCCGGAGCGACTGACGGATGCCGAAGGGGAGTTGCGCTGGGAAGCGCAAAATAGCGCCTGGGGCAAATTGTTGCGTGAGACGCCGCTCCAGGCACCGGAATATGCCCAGAACCTGCGCATGCAGGGGCAGTACCTGGATCGGGAAACCGGCTTGCACTACAATCTTTTCCGCTACTACGACCCGGACTGCGGGCGCTTTACCCAGCAGGACCCAATAGGTCTGGCGGGCGGGATAAACCTGTACCAGTATGCACCGAATGCGCTGGGGTGGGTGGATCCGTGGGGGTTGAGTCAGAGGAAATGCTCAAATACTAGTTCTAAGCAAGGACACGGCTCTCCGAAAATATCAAACCAACCAGGTACGGCTGTAATTCATTGGCACGATAATCGATCCCCTACCAATACTTTTGGACATTATTCTGTTGAAGTGAAAATTAATGGAATGAGTTTACATACCCATCAGGCTGGCGCACCAGGCGAAATCACAATGGTCACTTCTCGTGGTTTTGAACATCTACCTCCTGCTGCAAAATTGAAAGAAGTGCAATTGCCTAAAGCTGATGAAGCAATTAGATATTTAGGAGGGAAACTTGAGAAAGAAGGGCCACTTTATGATCTTAAAACACAAAGCTGTGTTACACATGTATGCGATGTTTTAAGAAGTGGGGGCGTGGATATCCCTACTGAGCCTGGGGCGCAAATGAAGTATATTTTAAAATTACTTAAGTAA
- the fumA gene encoding class I fumarate hydratase FumA yields MSNKPFVYQDPFPLAKDNTEYYLLSREHVSVADFDGQEVLKVEPEALTLLAQQAFHDASFLLRTSHQKQVAAILTDPEASENDKYVALQFLRNSEIAAKGVLPTCQDTGTAIIMGKKGQRVWTGGGDEAALARGVYNTYTEDNLRYSQNAPLDMYKEVNTGTNLPAQIDLYSVDGNEYKFLCIAKGGGSANKTYLYQETKALITPAKLKNYLVEKMRSLGTAACPPYHIAFVIGGTSAESTLKTVKLASTRYYDGLPTEGNEHGQAFRDVQLEQELMQEAQNLGLGAQFGGKYFAHDIRVIRLPRHGASCPIGMGVSCSADRNIKAKINREGIWIEKMEHNPGQYIPEALRQQGEGDVAKINLNQPMKDILAQLSAFPVSTRLSLNGTIIVARDIAHAKLKELIDNGEELPQYVKDHPIYYAGPAKTPEGYASGSLGPTTAGRMDSYVDLLQSHGASMIMLAKGNRSQQVTDACAKHGGFYLGSIGGPAAVLAQQSIKSLECVAYPELGMEAIWKIEVENFPAFILVDDKGNDFFQQIQNKQCAGCSQR; encoded by the coding sequence ATGTCGAACAAACCTTTTGTATATCAGGATCCGTTCCCGCTGGCGAAAGACAATACGGAATATTATCTGCTGAGCCGTGAACACGTTTCTGTCGCCGACTTTGACGGCCAGGAAGTCTTAAAAGTGGAACCCGAAGCGTTGACGCTGCTGGCACAACAAGCTTTCCACGATGCCTCTTTCCTGCTGCGCACTTCCCACCAGAAACAGGTTGCGGCCATTCTGACTGACCCGGAAGCGAGCGAAAACGACAAATACGTCGCGTTGCAGTTCCTGCGTAACTCCGAAATCGCCGCCAAGGGCGTGCTGCCGACCTGCCAGGACACCGGCACGGCCATCATTATGGGTAAAAAAGGCCAGCGCGTATGGACCGGAGGCGGCGATGAAGCGGCGCTGGCTCGCGGTGTGTATAACACTTACACCGAAGATAACCTGCGCTATTCACAGAACGCGCCGCTGGATATGTACAAAGAAGTGAATACCGGCACCAACCTGCCGGCACAGATCGATCTCTACAGCGTGGATGGCAATGAGTATAAGTTCCTTTGCATCGCCAAAGGCGGCGGCTCAGCGAACAAAACCTATCTCTACCAGGAAACCAAGGCGCTGATCACCCCGGCGAAACTGAAAAACTACCTGGTTGAGAAGATGCGCTCTCTCGGCACGGCAGCCTGCCCGCCGTACCACATTGCGTTTGTTATTGGCGGCACGTCCGCTGAATCCACGCTGAAAACCGTGAAGCTGGCATCGACCCGTTACTATGATGGTCTGCCGACCGAAGGTAACGAGCACGGCCAGGCGTTCCGCGATGTGCAACTGGAACAGGAACTGATGCAGGAAGCGCAGAATCTCGGTCTCGGCGCACAGTTTGGCGGTAAATACTTCGCCCACGACATCCGCGTGATCCGTCTGCCGCGTCACGGCGCATCCTGCCCGATCGGCATGGGTGTCTCCTGCTCCGCGGACCGTAATATCAAAGCGAAGATCAACCGCGAAGGTATCTGGATTGAGAAAATGGAGCACAATCCGGGGCAGTACATTCCGGAAGCGCTGCGCCAGCAGGGCGAAGGCGATGTGGCGAAAATCAATCTGAACCAGCCGATGAAAGATATCCTGGCACAGCTTTCTGCGTTCCCGGTATCGACTCGTCTGTCGCTGAACGGCACCATCATCGTGGCGCGTGACATTGCCCATGCAAAACTGAAAGAGCTGATCGACAACGGCGAAGAGCTGCCGCAGTACGTGAAAGATCACCCGATCTATTATGCAGGCCCGGCAAAAACGCCTGAAGGTTATGCTTCCGGTTCCCTCGGCCCAACCACCGCAGGGCGTATGGATTCCTACGTGGATCTGCTGCAATCCCACGGCGCGAGCATGATCATGCTGGCGAAAGGCAACCGCAGCCAGCAAGTGACCGATGCCTGTGCCAAACACGGCGGTTTCTATCTGGGAAGTATTGGCGGCCCGGCTGCAGTACTGGCGCAGCAGAGCATTAAGAGCCTCGAATGCGTGGCTTACCCGGAACTGGGTATGGAAGCGATCTGGAAGATTGAAGTGGAGAACTTCCCGGCGTTTATTCTGGTGGATGACAAAGGTAACGACTTCTTCCAGCAGATCCAGAACAAACAGTGCGCAGGCTGTAGCCAGCGTTAA
- a CDS encoding anion permease has protein sequence MKEKTTTPPSASAASAKGGNKNRLIMMALPIIVAVLLLFVPVPEGLPPFAWHYFAIFVGVIVGLIFEPLPGAVIGLTGVVVIALCSQWLLFSPEQLADPKFKLAGQSFKWAVSGFGNSTVWLIFGAFMFAAGYDKTQFGRRLALILVKYLGRRSLTLGYAITFADLLLAPFTPSNTARSGGTIYPIIANLPPLYGSKPNDPSARRIGSYLMWVAITAACITSSMFLSALAPNLLALALVKSTVGINISWGTWFIAFLPLGVLLILTMPLLAYLFYPPEVKVNDEVPLWASRELEKLGKMSRNEILLLVFVCCALLMWIFAANFIEPALAALLVVVLMLWTGVLTWNDITSNKPAWNTFVWFATLVALADGLSSTGFIAWLGKEGGLLMAGISPGMATIALLLAFYLLHYLFASTTAHTTALLPAMLTIAATIPGINMEVVVLVLCTSLGVMGIITPYGTGPSPIYYGSGYLPTKDYWRLGTIFGAIFLAALLLIGYPWITMMF, from the coding sequence ATGAAAGAGAAAACGACAACACCGCCGTCTGCCAGTGCAGCCAGTGCGAAAGGCGGAAATAAAAACCGCCTGATTATGATGGCGCTGCCGATTATCGTCGCAGTGCTCCTGCTATTTGTTCCGGTGCCGGAGGGCTTACCGCCTTTCGCGTGGCACTACTTCGCTATCTTTGTCGGCGTGATCGTAGGTTTGATCTTCGAACCGCTGCCGGGCGCCGTTATCGGTTTGACCGGCGTGGTGGTCATCGCGCTGTGCAGTCAGTGGCTGCTGTTTAGCCCTGAGCAGTTGGCCGATCCGAAATTCAAGCTCGCAGGCCAGTCCTTTAAATGGGCGGTGAGCGGTTTCGGTAACTCAACCGTCTGGCTGATCTTCGGCGCCTTTATGTTCGCCGCTGGTTACGATAAAACGCAGTTCGGTCGCCGCCTGGCGCTGATTCTGGTGAAATACCTTGGCCGCCGCAGCCTGACGCTCGGTTACGCTATCACCTTCGCCGATCTGCTGCTGGCACCGTTCACACCGTCTAACACCGCGCGCAGCGGGGGCACTATCTACCCGATTATTGCCAACCTGCCGCCGCTGTACGGTTCAAAACCGAACGATCCGAGCGCACGCCGCATTGGTTCCTACCTGATGTGGGTTGCCATCACCGCCGCCTGTATCACCAGTTCTATGTTCCTCTCCGCTCTTGCGCCGAACCTGCTGGCGCTGGCGCTGGTGAAAAGCACCGTCGGGATTAACATCTCCTGGGGGACCTGGTTTATCGCCTTCCTGCCGCTCGGCGTGCTGCTGATTCTGACTATGCCGCTGCTGGCTTACCTGTTCTACCCGCCAGAAGTAAAAGTGAATGATGAAGTGCCGCTGTGGGCGAGCCGCGAGCTGGAAAAACTGGGCAAAATGTCCCGTAACGAAATCCTGCTGCTGGTGTTTGTTTGCTGCGCGCTGCTGATGTGGATCTTCGCCGCCAACTTTATTGAACCGGCTCTGGCTGCGCTGTTGGTTGTAGTACTGATGCTGTGGACCGGCGTATTGACCTGGAACGACATTACCAGCAACAAACCGGCCTGGAACACCTTCGTGTGGTTCGCCACCCTGGTTGCGCTGGCCGATGGCCTCTCCTCCACCGGTTTCATTGCCTGGCTGGGTAAAGAAGGCGGCCTGCTGATGGCGGGTATCTCTCCGGGAATGGCAACCATTGCTCTGTTGCTGGCGTTCTACTTACTGCACTATCTGTTTGCCAGCACCACTGCGCACACCACTGCCCTGCTGCCGGCGATGCTGACCATTGCTGCCACGATCCCGGGCATCAATATGGAAGTGGTTGTGCTGGTTCTGTGTACCTCTCTGGGTGTGATGGGCATCATCACTCCGTACGGTACTGGCCCGAGCCCGATTTACTACGGTAGCGGCTACCTGCCGACCAAAGACTACTGGCGTCTGGGCACCATCTTCGGTGCAATCTTCCTCGCCGCCCTGCTGTTGATTGGTTATCCGTGGATTACCATGATGTTCTGA